Proteins encoded by one window of Candidatus Bathyarchaeum sp.:
- a CDS encoding GNAT family N-acetyltransferase has translation MNLENIDVEILSEKFDVSSFSCGEKDIDEFIHAEAMIFQNERLGVTYLFFYEKQLIGFVTLSMADLWKRKMDENDKLPIGRENYPALQISQLAVCKNLQGNYGIGTYICDFCHAQSLKHSEQMGCRFLVLNAMQNAIGFYEKFGFKLLPKQEGRREPIMFLNIMNKTTVDNI, from the coding sequence ATGAACTTAGAAAACATAGATGTCGAGATTCTGTCTGAAAAATTTGATGTTAGTAGTTTTTCTTGTGGAGAAAAAGATATTGATGAGTTTATCCATGCGGAAGCAATGATTTTTCAAAATGAGCGCCTAGGTGTTACGTATTTATTTTTTTATGAAAAACAGTTAATTGGATTTGTTACCCTTAGCATGGCAGATTTATGGAAACGTAAAATGGATGAAAACGATAAGTTGCCTATTGGCAGGGAGAATTATCCCGCACTTCAAATCAGTCAATTAGCAGTATGTAAAAACTTGCAGGGTAATTATGGTATTGGGACGTATATCTGTGATTTTTGTCATGCCCAATCGTTAAAGCATTCTGAACAGATGGGCTGTAGATTCTTGGTCCTAAATGCAATGCAAAACGCAATCGGGTTCTATGAAAAATTTGGATTTAAATTACTTCCAAAACAAGAAGGACGAAGAGAACCAATTATGTTTTTAAACATCATGAATAAGACCACAGTCGATAATATCTAA
- a CDS encoding phosphoenolpyruvate carboxykinase (GTP), producing the protein MNPYLEALRPKLSKSDYEKLCRIKIPKVHEFIAKSADLCDAETVFVCSDSPEDKAHIRQQAIATGEETPLKIEGHTIHFDGYYDQGRDRIATKYLVPKKVFLSKALNQIDRQEGLAEVKSVLRDSMTGRTMIVRFLSLGPTNSMFTILGMQCTDSWYVAHSEDLLYRSGYKVFTESPSDIQFLRVVHSAGKLTDRMVSADHTNKKIYIDYMDNTIYSVNTQYAGNSIGFKKLAFRLAIRKANTEGWLAEHMMLVGIHGPNNRKTYFAGAFPSACGKTSTAMLPGENILGDDIAYIREIDGVARAVNVEAGIFGIIKDVNPRDDALIYKVLHSPGEIIFSNVLVKDGTPYWLGMEKETPKDGINFSGEWYEGKKDKNGKEIPLAHKNARYAVRLSKVENCDPELENPNGVQVRGMLYGGRDAKAYVPVQQSYSWEHGIVAYGASLETETTFATVGKEGVPEINMMSIQDFISIPLGKNIRNNLDFGKKLENPPLVFGVNYFLKDINGKYLNEPQDKHVWIKWMEKRVHGEVDVIEAPTGQIPKYEDLKVIFKELLNKEYTKEDYAAQFTIRVQENINKIKRVHKFYKTKVTYTPEAVFWVLNQQYERLLSAKEKFGDYITPEQLAQ; encoded by the coding sequence ATGAATCCGTATCTTGAAGCATTACGACCCAAACTAAGCAAATCCGATTACGAAAAGTTATGTAGAATAAAAATTCCCAAAGTTCATGAATTCATAGCAAAATCTGCAGACCTATGTGACGCAGAGACAGTATTTGTTTGCAGTGACTCTCCTGAGGACAAAGCCCACATCCGTCAACAAGCAATCGCTACTGGAGAAGAAACTCCCCTAAAAATTGAAGGTCACACAATCCATTTTGATGGTTATTACGACCAAGGTCGAGACCGAATCGCGACAAAATATCTTGTTCCTAAAAAGGTGTTTTTGAGTAAGGCCCTTAACCAAATCGACCGACAAGAAGGCCTAGCAGAAGTAAAAAGCGTCCTTCGCGACTCTATGACTGGACGGACCATGATTGTTCGGTTCTTATCCTTAGGTCCAACCAATTCTATGTTCACCATTTTGGGAATGCAATGCACAGATTCTTGGTATGTTGCTCACTCTGAAGACTTGTTGTATCGGTCAGGTTACAAAGTTTTCACCGAGTCACCTTCTGACATTCAGTTTTTGCGGGTTGTTCATTCTGCAGGAAAACTAACCGACAGAATGGTCAGCGCCGACCACACCAACAAAAAAATCTACATCGATTACATGGATAACACAATCTACAGTGTTAACACACAGTATGCAGGCAACTCCATTGGATTCAAAAAATTGGCCTTCCGTCTAGCAATCCGAAAAGCCAACACCGAAGGCTGGCTTGCAGAGCACATGATGCTCGTTGGCATTCATGGTCCAAATAATCGTAAAACCTATTTTGCAGGGGCTTTTCCAAGTGCGTGTGGCAAAACTTCCACTGCCATGTTGCCTGGAGAAAACATTCTCGGAGACGACATCGCCTATATTCGGGAAATTGACGGTGTAGCACGGGCAGTAAACGTTGAAGCCGGAATTTTTGGTATCATAAAAGATGTTAATCCACGAGATGATGCATTAATCTATAAGGTTCTTCACAGTCCAGGTGAAATCATATTTTCTAACGTTTTGGTTAAAGACGGAACTCCTTACTGGCTGGGCATGGAAAAAGAAACTCCCAAGGATGGAATCAACTTTTCTGGAGAATGGTACGAAGGCAAAAAAGACAAAAACGGTAAAGAAATTCCTTTGGCTCACAAGAATGCCCGTTATGCAGTTAGGTTATCTAAGGTGGAGAACTGTGACCCTGAGCTAGAAAACCCCAACGGTGTACAAGTGCGGGGAATGTTGTATGGAGGTCGTGACGCTAAGGCGTATGTTCCGGTTCAGCAAAGTTACAGTTGGGAGCACGGAATTGTAGCCTATGGAGCTTCTTTGGAGACTGAGACAACATTTGCTACCGTAGGCAAAGAGGGTGTTCCAGAAATTAACATGATGAGCATCCAGGACTTTATCTCGATTCCGTTGGGCAAGAATATTCGTAACAATCTTGATTTTGGCAAAAAGCTAGAAAATCCGCCTCTAGTTTTTGGTGTGAACTATTTCCTCAAAGACATAAACGGCAAATATCTTAACGAGCCCCAAGACAAGCACGTTTGGATTAAATGGATGGAAAAGCGTGTCCACGGAGAGGTGGATGTGATCGAGGCTCCTACGGGTCAGATTCCAAAGTATGAGGATTTGAAAGTAATCTTCAAAGAACTTTTGAACAAAGAATACACTAAAGAAGACTACGCCGCCCAGTTCACTATTCGGGTGCAAGAGAACATCAATAAAATCAAGCGGGTTCACAAATTTTACAAGACCAAAGTAACTTACACCCCTGAGGCAGTCTTTTGGGTTCTCAACCAACAGTACGAACGCTTGCTGTCTGCTAAAGAAAAATTTGGTGACTACATCACTCCCGAGCAACTTGCACAATAG
- a CDS encoding Lrp/AsnC family transcriptional regulator, which produces MLKVKELEKKILLNLLEKGQRPVLKIAEDLGVTRQTVAKKLEQMRSSGLILSFFPKMDPEILGLSIQAYILMNEDPKNQCRKETEEILISFPQVTEFKRIFGTYDSIAKVLVNNNQELTDLVKKIHDLKGVKETETFIVHSTIKDKPEDPIKNKLTT; this is translated from the coding sequence ATGTTAAAAGTTAAAGAACTGGAAAAAAAGATTCTGCTGAACCTGCTAGAAAAAGGTCAACGTCCAGTCCTTAAAATCGCAGAAGATCTAGGCGTCACCCGACAAACCGTGGCAAAAAAACTGGAACAAATGCGCAGTTCGGGATTGATTTTGTCTTTTTTTCCAAAGATGGACCCCGAAATATTGGGACTGTCCATCCAAGCTTACATACTAATGAACGAAGACCCCAAAAACCAGTGCAGAAAAGAAACCGAAGAAATCCTGATAAGCTTTCCTCAGGTCACTGAATTCAAAAGAATTTTTGGCACCTACGACAGCATCGCTAAAGTTTTGGTGAACAACAACCAAGAACTAACCGATTTAGTCAAAAAAATCCACGACCTCAAAGGAGTCAAAGAAACTGAAACCTTTATTGTTCACAGCACCATCAAAGACAAACCCGAAGACCCCATCAAAAACAAACTAACAACATAA